GGACTGTTCTATCACAATAATGTTAAAAACCGATAGGTATCTTTTAAAACACAAATTCTGATGGCATTCCTTCTAATAAAGACGGAATCCTTCATTTTACTCTAGAAACTCTGAACACTGTATCAGGAAAGAATAAACTGTTGTTAACAGGGTTAAGTGCTGCTGAGAGGAGTGTGACTGAAGCTCGAGGATTGGTATGTGGAGATGTGTAATGTTGGAGGGTTGGTGGTAGGAGAGAATATATTTGGAATAGATGtgacttgcataagagccagatcaAGATTATGGAAAGAAAAGAAGAGTCTACTGTGGGAAGAGAGCTGTGATGTGAGAAAAGATAGGGACGAATGGATTGTACCTGTCAGGAGGGACATATCTCAGGGCGAATTCAGTTGTCAAGCAGGTGTGGGAGGAAGGGCGAAGGGCTGTGGAAGCTTTGTTGGGAGATTATGTGGAGCACTGGAAACACGGAACTGCCTTATATGAAATGAGCGTTGATAAAATCTTATATAACGTGTAAGTAAGAATGATATCAGTCCCTTAATTTTTTTGTGCAGTACACACCGCAACGTATTCTGATTATTTCTTTACAACTTAATGTGGACGTACCTTTCCTTAGCCTACAGCTTCATTTCGACACAGGAAGCATAATATATCGcactataaaatattttgaaagactGATAGCGTCAAAAGCGAAAATAAGTGATACTATTTGCTTCAATGTGTCTTTACGAAAATGTTTATAATGCTGTAATAAGCAGCAAGAATAATAATGACTCGTTACTCTGCAGCTATGGTACGTTCCTGTGATATTTTCTGACGTATCGGTACTTTATACTTTTCATCTgtctctccttttttaaacatccaTCCTGAAACTACAGTTTTCCTTTCAATCTCCAATATCACGACACTTGACGTCGGGCATGAACATAACATATCTTCTTGTTCTGTTAATATTCTTGTCGGTTATGCTGCCTTATTATGCAATCATCTTGACACGATATTTCATGGGTCtccctggccgccatcttcaagtCAGAACACTGTTTGCTACATCTCGCCAGAACTGATTAATACCGTAAACGGCAGCTCCTTTATATGCCGCGGAAAACCAAAAGTGTGTGGGCCAGAAGACATCGCTGCAGCCCCCTATCCCCTGTGTAGATGGAGCCATCCGTTGAAGAAACCAATCTTTGGGATATTCTACGGGATAAAATTGCCGTAATCTAGTCGAGACCTACAGACAAAAATGCGTTTTGTAAAATATGGAAATGGCACTGTTTGATGCATGCTTTCACAGAAATGAGCGAGAGGTATAGATCCCATGGAAATATAAAATGCTGAAGTGCAGTTGTTTTCAGGCGTATCCATATGTTGCTAATCAGCTGAAGTGAACATGGTGGACTACAGTAAATggaaagacattgaaatatctgacTTTGAGGATGATACACATATTAATATTGACACGTCATCGTTATTCCGATGGAGATATCAGGCACGAATAGAACGCATGGAAGAGCAAAGACGATAGAAGGAATAAACTGGAAATGGtagaacaacaaatgaaaataaaacacagaaaataaaaaattgactaaagtgaaaggaatgagaaagaaaatttgCATAAGCTGAAACTAGCTCTTCTATCCATGGAGCGTTGATGCCATAGGTAAACCAGGATTCGTCAGAACCGTAATAAACACAGCTCCAAAACCAAAACGAGAAGTTTTGTCTGAAGAGGAACAAGGAAAACGTTTGAAAGAACAATTTGAGAAATATGAAAAGTTCATAAAGATTTCTGAAATGCTGTGTTTCCTGAAGGACCATCCAGAACATGTAAGTGAACATACAGCAAATTATTTGGTTACTTGGTGCATTCGTTTGGAGATGGAGGAGAAACATGACCTAATGTATCATGTGGCTCACCTACGTATCTGTATTTAGCACATACAGGAATGACACAAAAACTAGATATTAAGGCACGAGAATGTACTGGATCCTGTTTTATTGAGATAACTGAAAGGAATGTAAAACGCCATTTGATGATTAATTCTACTCATTCAGAGAAATGATTCAGGCAAGAGCAACTATGAAACGGAAGACCGCTCTGGCTGAAGCCGAAGAAGAGGAACGTAAAGCAAGACTTGCCTCAGGAGGATTTAATATACTGAAAATATTAGAAACCCTCTCAAGACAATTGGAAAAGTGTTTTGAAGGTCAAGATGTAAGACTACTTCAACAAATAAATCTGAACGTGCCTGAACAAGAAGCACAGTACCACATGAAACGCTGCATAGGTTCTGGATTTGTGGGTTccagatacaaaaaaaaagaatctaCAGAAAGAGAAATTACAGCTTCTGATGACCATTAAGTTGTTTTGAAATAGTGTTaaacttaaaatatttcatgtgttttcatGAATGTAAATAATATTAAAGTACTTACGCAAATATTATAAGGCAAATATTGAATATCAGTCAATAACATTTAGTTGCAGAGATAAAGATATTTCTGATTTAAGGTAAATGTCTGTTTGTGATTTATTTGTCTTACTACAAAAGCAGACAATGTTTGACATACTGTAATCAGAGCTAAATACatactaaaacaaaattaaattaaaagtggAAAAGTGCCATATTCCAAATCCAAATGTCTCGTGTTCTATGTCCAGTCATTCACATTAGTTTTATctatcacttatcacttctttctcgAATGGAATCTTTGTTGCTGTGAAAAGTGACGAATCGGGACGTGTTTGGAAATCCACGTTTAACTTTAGATTTCCCTGTAGCTGGCTGGGTAAGACAATTCAAAAGTCGGAGGAGGCAattgcataccacctccaacaggaccacgaCTATTCAAGTGCTGTGGGGTTCAAAGGTATCTTTGGAATGAAGGTTGCTTGACTTCAATAGAGCATCAGCCTAACCTTGGATTTCGCACGAAATTCTAGTCTAACGTTTTACTCTTTGAAAACCCTTCTTGTCTTTGAAGACACGCTCACATCATACACTGTGGTGACAGGACTCATGAGAtaactcctaatgtcgtgtcggaccctcCTTTCACCGGGTGTATTTCCGTACCTTGACGTGGCATAGCCTGAAATAGTCGTTCGAAGTACCCTGCAAAACTATTgggacatgctgcctctatagtcgttcaTAACTGTTAACGtagttccggtgcaggattttcttcaCAACTGACTTTTCAATTACGTCCAATTCATACTGGATGGGCGATCTGGCTgccgaatcattcgctctaattgtcctgaATTTTTCTCAAACTAATCGCAAAAAATTGTGGCCGGTGATGTAGCCTTTGtcgtccataaaatttccatcgtttttCATGAACATGAAATTCataaatgggtgcaaatggtctgcaagaagCCGAACGTAATGATATTCAATCAACTGtcggttcattccatgtaaacataacccATACCAATACAGAACCACCATcaccttgctcagtgccttgttgaccaatTAGGTCCATACTCTGGTGTCTACaagacactcaaaccctaccatcagctcttaccaattgaaatcgggacttataTGAACAGGCTACTGTGTACCAGTCGTCTAAGatccaacccatatggtcacggggccaggagaggcgttgcagacgatatcgtgcagttagcaaaggcattcgtgccAGTCATCTGCTGAcagagcccattaacgcctaatGTCACCACACTgttatatgttcgtcgtacgtctcaggttgatttctgaggttatttgacgctgtgttgcttgtccgcCAACACGGACAAAACTACGCAAAAGCCGCTACTCTGtccatggtgagacgtaatgcctgaaatttggttttctctgcaCATTCTAGATACTGCTGAtgtaggaatactgaattccgtaacgatttccgaaatgaaattccCATGAGTCCAGCTCCAATTACagttccacgttcagagtctgttaattcccgtcgtgcggccacagccacctcggaaactttttcacatgaatcacctgaggaaTACTCAGCTccataacgatttcagaaatggaatgtcccaagcgtctagctctagtttccattccgcattcaaagcctgTCGTACCGTCCCAGTCACGTCGGTAACCTTATTACACGAaatacctgagtacagatgacagcgccgccaatatacttcccttttatacgttgtgtaggcGATATGACCGTCTTCTGTATGTGTGTATATGGCTATCCCATAACTTGTGTCGCCATAGTTTATGATAGGAAGGCAAACGTTGCGCATTCATCTTCTATAGGTTCCGTGGAAGGTCCAAACACCAAAGCACAACGGATCTGTTTCGCTGTGCAGCTAGTCTGCTTGAATACAGACATATGGCATTCTAGTTCTTGCTTCAAGGTTTCCGCGTCCGAAATAGCGTAAGCCATTCTTGCGGACGTTGGTGTCAGCGGAAAAAGGCCGTCGCCCATAGTTTAGTCTGGAGTGAAACAGCAGAGAGCCTTTACATAGAACATACACAACTTGATCTCTTCCATTTATAATTAGAAATTTTTCATGGCGTCAAGAGTGGCGATATTGGACTGTGAAAAGCATGGTAATATGGACATTGTAAGCCtaataatatgaataaaaacaaaaagcaGGTCCATTTTCACCACTGAATGAACATGAAGTACATGTTACCGAAAAGAAATCGTGAAAGTAATTTAGGAGTAACTGACATcgatgaaataattttataaaatttttgcgatttaagaaatttttgttttaatactgAGGATGAGTGTCGTTATAAACACGGAAGAAGATGAAGATAACATGCTCTAATGCAGTCAGCTCAAAAGAGATAACACttaataacagatgttaacagccgCTGCGGAAAATAGCAACGGAAACAAACGTATTATGAAAAGTTGATTACAGACTTCTGTTATTCCGGAGGTTCTCGTAGTTTGCTTAACGACGGGATGTGCCATAATATACTTTCGATCTGTTCCGCTATTACAATATGTTTAGTTAACGTTATAAATCGTGGATACTGTAATATACTAAAGCATGAACCCCCAACCAGGTGTGATGGTAGCTGCTCAGAAGCAGCAGCAATTGGTGTCTGTTAAATCACTCAATTACTTCTGCTGACACATAGTGTTATCCAGAACAGGAAAAGTCTTAAATGAATTGAAGGGTTCCAAGTGCTTTCTTACAATTAGCTACAAAATAGCTTCAGATCCAAAAGAAATCTTACGTGAAAAACGGTATTTCAATTTAAGGAAGAGCAAAAAATATAAAGTGGTGAGCTACATCCAACATATCTTTAGCGTTTCGTTTTCCATTGGGCCAATCACGTTACGTTTCTCTGTGTAAGTGGCTTGCAAAATAATTTGCAATGTAAGATCAATAAAACACCACCAACAATGTAACTCAGTTATTCAGGTAAGAATTTTCCTACACACAAAGAACAACTGCAATATAAAATTTGTAGCTACTAATTAACAATTTTTGACACGAAATTagtagaaggaagtaaaaaaactgcctcaaatttcatttttaatggcAAACAGTAAAGACGATAAAGTTGTTCTAAAGCAACTGGTTACTGAGCTATTTCGGAATCGTAACAAAAGATAAATAGTGATTTCATAATGACCTGTAACCACTAAAATACGAAACTTCGAGTTTTCAACACTTACGCAGGTATTTCCTACAACAGTTTTCGGTACCGAACACAAGTTTGCTTGTTTATGTAACTGTGAAACAGAATTCAGTATCTCTAGCATACGAAAAAGTACGAAGCTTTTTTCCCTTACGAATCATTAATACAAATCTTGTTACACAATAGAAATATACAAAAATCAAGAGTACTAATTACTATTCACGTAAAGAGTCGGTTACAAAAATGTGAAGAACTACTCTGTGTGTATTTATTTTGTCGTAGAACTGGTTTCTATTTTACGGGGCAAAGAACCCTAAGCGTTGTCTATTTACAATAATCAACGCTGCTTGAAAATAATGGAAAAGGTTGTAGACTACCTAAATGAAATGGCGCACAGTTGAACGGATTGCCTGTTAACATATATAGTAGAATCTGTCACCAGCGCCACgagtattctcctcttgtctattaCTAGCGGAATGAAATATTATGCTCCATTCATTAGTCAGGGTAAACGATGAAATGTTATTTCTCTTACAGGAATCTTAATGTGAGTATCATTTAGTGTGTTTCAAGTCGCTGTTATCATAGATCTGCCGTAAGCAACCAGTTAGAAAGTTGCTGTTCTTCCAAAACATTAGTTTACTTGATATTTCttgttattttattaacattttttaaatgaaaaaggCTTTGATTTGTCTCTATAATTACGTCGTAAGTTGTATGTAATACAATACCTGGAAActgtgggaaacgtaaataaggaaTTCCAATTTCAAGTAATAGCAATTACTCAACTTAATCTGAGGATGGTGCATGTCAAGTCAATGaatgtggatgttgttgttgttgtggtcttcagtcctgagactggtttgatgcagctctccatgctactctatcctgtgcaagctttttcatctcccagtacctactgcaacctacatccttctgaatctgcttagtgtattcatctcttggtctccctctacgatttttaccctccacgctgccctccaatactaaattggtgatcccttgatgcctcagaacatgtcctaccaaccgatcccttcttctggtcaagttgtgccacaaacttctcttctccccaatcctattcaatacttcctcattagttatgtgatctacccatctaatcttcagcattcttctgtagcaccacatttcgaaagcttctattctcttcttgtccaaactatttatcgtccatgtttcacttccatacatggctacactccatacgaatactttcagaaatgacttcctgacacttaaatcaatactggat
This portion of the Schistocerca serialis cubense isolate TAMUIC-IGC-003099 chromosome 3, iqSchSeri2.2, whole genome shotgun sequence genome encodes:
- the LOC126471098 gene encoding hsp90 co-chaperone Cdc37-like translates to MVDYSKWKDIEISDFEDDTHINIDTSSLFRWRYQARIERMEDVDAIGKPGFVRTVINTAPKPKREVLSEEEQGKRLKEQFEKYEKFIKISEMLCFLKDHPEHVSEHTANYLVTWCIRLEMEEKHDLIEMIQARATMKRKTALAEAEEEERKARLASGGFNILKILETLSRQLEKCFEGQDVRLLQQINLNVPEQEAQYHMKRCIGSGFVGSRYKKKESTEREITASDDH